The Idiomarina loihiensis L2TR genomic sequence ACCGCGTGGTGCACTAAACCAATAGAATAAGCCCAGTTGTTATCCGCGTCTTCGACCACCGGGTGATAATCAAAGTGCTCGTACTGGCTTGCTAAGCGTTCCAGTTCGTCATGCAAATACAGGTCGCTTAAGCTTTTTGCACCCCAGTAAAGTGTCAGAGGCCGCTCTGGCGACACACGTAAATGTTGCTGCAAAATAGAATAGGTATACGAGAAACCGGTGCCACCAGCAATTAACACTGCCGGCTTAGTGTTTTCCTGACGGTAAAACGCAATACCGTCCGGCGCATCAATTTCTAGTTCCCCATCGTCACGCACTTTATCCAACACTTCCATGGCATAGCTGTTGTCCGGCGTAGCGCCAACATGAAGTAACCACTCACTTTTATTGGACGGGCACGACGCAATACTGAACGGTCGCTTATCGCGTTCGCCCATCACCACCATAAGGTACTGGCCTGCTTTAAACTCAACCGGCTGCGGCAATTGTAAACGCACTTCCCACACAGCATCCGCCAACTGGCGCGAAATTTCAGCTTTACAGGTCATTTGTTGACTCATTCACGACTCCATAATATTCAGTTCGTCCCACAGCTCGTCAACACGCTGTTTTACCTCATCGCTCATGACGATTGGTTCGCCCCACTCACGGTCGGTTTCACCCGGCCATTTATTGGTGGCGTCCATTCCCATCTTTGAGCCCAGTCCGGAAACCGGTGAAGCAAAATCAAGGTAATCTATTGGCGTATTTTCGACCAGGGTCGTATCACGTGCCGGATCCATCCGGGTTGTCATAGCCCAGATAACATCTTTCCAGTCACGCGCATTTACGTCGTCGTCACACACAATCACGAACTTGGTGTACATAAACTGACGCAAGAAAGACCAGACACCCATCATCACACGCTTCGCGTGACCCGGGTACTGCTTCTTCATAGTGACTACGGCCAAACGGTACGAACAGCCTTCCGGTGGCAAATAAAAATCGACAATTTCGGGGAATTGTTTTTGCAGCAACGGAATAAAAACTTCATTTAAAGCAACGCCCAGCACCGCAGGTTCGTCCGGTGGACGTCCGGTATAGGTGCTGTGGTAAATAGGATCTTTGCGGTGGGTCACATGAGTCACGGTAAACACCGGAAACTCATCCACTTCGTTATAGTAGCCGGTATGGTCGCCATAAGGCCCTTCTGCCGCCATTTCACCCGGCTCTATGTAACCTTCCAGAATGATTTCAGCGTGCGCAGGTACTTGTAAGTCGTTACTGAGACACTGCGTTACTTCGGTTTTGCTGTCGCGCAACAAACCGGCAAAGGCGTATTCCGACAAGCTATCAGGCACAGGGGTTACCGCACCCAAAATAGTCGCAGGGTCTGCGCCCAAAGCAACTGACACCGGGAACCTTTCGCCCGGATGCTGCTGGCACCATTCCTGGAAATCCAACGCGCCGCCGCGATGCGACAACCAGCGCATAATAAGCTTATTCGGACCCAAGAGTTGCTGGCGATAAATGCCTAAGTTCTGACGTTCTTTATGCGGACCTCGAGTTACCGTAAGACCCCAGGTCACCAAAGGCGCAACGTCGCCCGGCCAGCAGTGCTGAATAGGCAGCTTGGTTAAGTCAACGTCGTCGCCGCTCATAACCACTTGCTGGCACGGTGCCTTTTTAATGCTTTTTGGCGACATACTCAGCACTTTTTTGTACTTAGGCAGTAAATTCAACGCGTCGCGAAAGCCTTTAGGAGGCTCAGGCTCTTTTAAAAAGGCCAGCAATTTGCCCACATCCCGTAAAGCGGTTACTGACTCCTGACCCATGCCTAAAGCCACGCGGTCGGGTGTGCCAAACAAATTAGCCAATACAGGCATATCATGGCCTTTCACGTTTTCAAACAATAAGGCCGGGCCTTGTGCTTTTAACGTACGGTCTGATATTTCGGTAATTTCGAGGTAGGGATCGATCTCTTGTTGGATGCGCTTAAGTTCACCGCGCTCCTCGAGGAGCGCGATAAAGTCACGCAGATCTTGATATTTCATACGCCACTTAACTGTTGCGTTGACGTTTCATCGATTCGAAGAATTCGTCATTGGTTTTGGTCATCTGCAGACGGTCAATCAGGAATTCCATGGCCTCAACTTCGCCCATTGGATGCATGATTTTGCGCAGGATCCACATTTTTTGCAGCTCGTCCGGCGTAGTCAGCAACTCTTCGCGACGCGTACCTGAACGGTTGAAGTCGATGGCAGGGAACACACGGCGTTCAGCCAACTTACGGTTCAGATGCAGCTCCATGTTACCGGTACCTTTAAACTCTTCGTAGATGACTTCATCCATTTTCGAGCCGGTATCAATAAGCGCGGTTGCAATAATGGTTAAACTACCGCCTTCTTCTACATTACGCGCAGCTCCAAAGAAACGCTTAGGTTTGTGCAATGCGTTAGCATCCACACCACCGGTTAACACTTTACCGGAGCTTGGAATAACGGTGTTATAAGCACGGGCAAGGCGAGTAATTGAGTCCAGCAAAATCACTACGTCTTTTTTGTGCTCAACCAGGCGCTTGGCTTTTTCAATAACCATTTCGGCCACCTGAACGTGACGGCTGGCAGGTTCATCAAAGGTTGAAGCAACCACTTCGCCATGTACAAGACGGTGCATTTCGGTGACTTCTTCCGGACGCTCATCAATCAACAGAACAATCAGTTCAGCATCAGGGTGATTCGCCGCAATAGAAGTTGCAATATTCTGCAATAGTAAGGTTTTACCCGCTTTTGGTGGCGCAACAATAAGACCACGCTGGCCTTTACCTATTGGCGCTGATAAGTCCAGTACCCGCGCAGTGATATCTTCTTTACTGCCATTGCCGCGTTCTAAGTGAAAACGCTCTTCCGCGTGTAGCGGCGTTAAGTTTTCAAATAAGATTTTATTGCGGGAGTTTTCAGGCTTGTCGAAGTTAACTTCGCGAATTTTCAGCAGGGCAAAATAACGTTCGCTGTCTTTCGGTGGGCGAATTTTCCCGCCAATTGTGT encodes the following:
- the fre gene encoding NAD(P)H-flavin reductase; amino-acid sequence: MSQQMTCKAEISRQLADAVWEVRLQLPQPVEFKAGQYLMVVMGERDKRPFSIASCPSNKSEWLLHVGATPDNSYAMEVLDKVRDDGELEIDAPDGIAFYRQENTKPAVLIAGGTGFSYTYSILQQHLRVSPERPLTLYWGAKSLSDLYLHDELERLASQYEHFDYHPVVEDADNNWAYSIGLVHHAVMAREQSLPECEIYMAGRFEMIRVIRDDFVAKDVPLENLYGDALSFI
- the ubiD gene encoding 4-hydroxy-3-polyprenylbenzoate decarboxylase; the protein is MKYQDLRDFIALLEERGELKRIQQEIDPYLEITEISDRTLKAQGPALLFENVKGHDMPVLANLFGTPDRVALGMGQESVTALRDVGKLLAFLKEPEPPKGFRDALNLLPKYKKVLSMSPKSIKKAPCQQVVMSGDDVDLTKLPIQHCWPGDVAPLVTWGLTVTRGPHKERQNLGIYRQQLLGPNKLIMRWLSHRGGALDFQEWCQQHPGERFPVSVALGADPATILGAVTPVPDSLSEYAFAGLLRDSKTEVTQCLSNDLQVPAHAEIILEGYIEPGEMAAEGPYGDHTGYYNEVDEFPVFTVTHVTHRKDPIYHSTYTGRPPDEPAVLGVALNEVFIPLLQKQFPEIVDFYLPPEGCSYRLAVVTMKKQYPGHAKRVMMGVWSFLRQFMYTKFVIVCDDDVNARDWKDVIWAMTTRMDPARDTTLVENTPIDYLDFASPVSGLGSKMGMDATNKWPGETDREWGEPIVMSDEVKQRVDELWDELNIMES
- the rho gene encoding transcription termination factor Rho; amino-acid sequence: MNLTELKDKPVNELVQLADSMGLENMARLRKQDIIFAILKAHAKSGEDIHGGGVLEILQDGFGFLRSADSSYLAGPDDIYVSPSQIRRFNLRTGDTIGGKIRPPKDSERYFALLKIREVNFDKPENSRNKILFENLTPLHAEERFHLERGNGSKEDITARVLDLSAPIGKGQRGLIVAPPKAGKTLLLQNIATSIAANHPDAELIVLLIDERPEEVTEMHRLVHGEVVASTFDEPASRHVQVAEMVIEKAKRLVEHKKDVVILLDSITRLARAYNTVIPSSGKVLTGGVDANALHKPKRFFGAARNVEEGGSLTIIATALIDTGSKMDEVIYEEFKGTGNMELHLNRKLAERRVFPAIDFNRSGTRREELLTTPDELQKMWILRKIMHPMGEVEAMEFLIDRLQMTKTNDEFFESMKRQRNS